From Cannabis sativa cultivar Pink pepper isolate KNU-18-1 chromosome 8, ASM2916894v1, whole genome shotgun sequence, a single genomic window includes:
- the LOC115700454 gene encoding anthocyanidin 3-O-glucosyltransferase 2: MMKRNELVFIPVPGKSHLAPSVEFAHELLRKDDRFSVTFLLINSSFDMSPIPMPVSSNPHIQFLRVPQPQSSQLPSRDLMKDSFVNYTILYIKSHATQIKDIIANRFSTPSSNHFSGLIVDTFCAEIIDVAVELGVPSYLFFTSGAAILGLLLYLNSNTDKLDGSESDVDHHIPSYLNPVPTNVLPTSFTDKEDMMKTQGNNIRKTKGIIVNTVLELETHAVQSLSDGVIPPLYTVGPLLDIKGKVNGRQSDRDQIMKWLDDQPPKSVVLLCFGNYGAFSTTQLKEIAIGLERSGQRFLWSVRKSQSDGTTEDYENPNEALPEGFLERTKEVGRVCGWAPQVEVLAHPATGGFVSHCGWNSILESLLFGVPIVTWPMYAEQNINAFQLVRDLELGVELTLDFRRDSGDIVITAEEVERSLRCLFNSGEGSLVRKKVEEMSDKFRKAVSKGGSSYESFRCFVEDVLANVELQN; the protein is encoded by the coding sequence ATGATGAAGAGAAACGAGTTGGTTTTCATTCCAGTGCCCGGAAAAAGCCACTTGGCTCCGTCAGTAGAGTTTGCACATGAGTTACTAAGAAAAGATGATCGATTTTCTGTAACTTTTCTTCTCATAAATTCTTCATTTGATATGAGTCCTATTCCAATGCCGGTCAGTTCTAATCCCCACATTCAGTTCCTTCGTGTTCCTCAACCTCAATCCTCACAACTTCCCTCACGAGACCTAATGAAAGACTCCTTTGTAAACTACACAATTCTTTATATTAAGAGTCACGCTACTCAAATCAAAGATATCATAGCCAACCGCTTCTCCACCCCATCCTCTAATCACTTCTCCGGATTGATCGTCGACACTTTCTGCGCCGAAATCATCGACGTTGCCGTTGAACTTGGTGTTCCCTCGTACTTATTCTTCACCAGCGGCGCCGCCATTCTGGGTTTATTGCTATACCTCAACAGCAATACGGACAAGCTTGATGGTTCTGAGTCAGATGTCGACCACCACATACCAAGCTATCTCAACCCAGTTCCGACGAACGTTTTACCTACCTCTTTTACGGACAAGGAAGATATGATGAAGACTCAAGGCAATAACATAAGGAAAACCAAGGGTATAATAGTGAACACAGTACTGGAGTTAGAAACTCATGCGGTTCAATCACTTTCCGACGGAGTAATTCCACCTCTTTATACCGTTGGTCCACTTTTGGACATTAAGGGTAAGGTTAACGGTAGACAATCAGATCGTGACCAGATCATGAAGTGGCTTGACGATCAGCCGCCCAAGTCCGTGGTGTTGCTCTGTTTCGGCAACTATGGTGCTTTCAGTACAACTCAGCTGAAAGAGATCGCCATTGGGCTCGAGCGCAGCGGTCAGAGGTTCTTGTGGTCCGTACGGAAATCCCAGTCAGATGGCACAACTGAAGATTACGAAAATCCCAATGAAGCTCTGCCAGAAGGATTCCTGGAGAGGACGAAGGAAGTGGGAAGGGTATGTGGTTGGGCTCCACAAGTGGAGGTCCTAGCACACCCGGCTACCGGAGGTTTCGTGTCTCACTGTGGATGGAATtctatactggagagtttgttGTTCGGAGTGCCGATTGTGACGTGGCCAATGTACGCAGAGCAGAATATCAACGCGTTTCAGTTGGTGAGGGATTTGGAGTTGGGTGTAGAACTTACATTGGATTTTAGAAGGGACAGTGGTGATATTGTAATAACTGCTGAGGAAGTAGAGAGATCTTTAAGATGCTTGTTTAACAGTGGTGAAGGTAGTTTAGTAAGGAAAAAAGTAGAGGAGATGAGTGATAAGTTTAGGAAGGCTGTGTCGAAAGGTGGGTCTTCTTACGAGTCATTTAGATGTTTCGTGGAGGATGTTTTGGCCAATGTTGAACTTCAAAATTAG